The segment GCAGTGGCCGCAGAAGGTTGTCGATCATGCTGATGACCAAGGCGCCTACCAGTGCCAGAATGATGGCCTTGGTCATTTCCCCATTGAGGCCGAGGTAGACGGAAAACGGCGCCCAGACGAGTATTGCACCAACCGCCGGCAGGAGCGACAACACGGCCATGACGACGCCCCATAGGAGCGGGGCGTCAATGCCAAGTGCCCAGAATGTCAATCCGCCAAGCCCGCCCTGAATGACGGCAATGAGCAGATTTCCCCGGACGGTTGCCTTCACGACCGAGACGAATTTTGCGGCGATTTCGTCCGTGCGATGCCGGTCGAGCGGAATGGCATTGCGGATCATTCCGGTGAGCGGCTTGCTGTCGCGGAACAGGAAAAACAGCAGATACAGCATGATCGCCAGACCGATGACGAATTGCAGCGTCGACTGGCCAACACCGAGCGCACCGCTGGCTATTGTTTGGCTGGCCGTCGAGAGCGCTGACACGATACTTTCCTGGATTTCTTCCAGATTGCTCAGGTTCATCCCCGCCAGAGCGTTATTGGCGAAATCCGGCAACATGTTTTGAAGATGGGCCAGAGCATCGGCCAAGGTGTAGTCGCTGTCTCGCACCTGCCGGTAGAGCGAGGCGGCTTCGACCGATAGCGAGGTGATGATCAAGATCGCTGGAATGAGCACAACGCAAACGCAGACCAGCACACTGGTAACAGCCGCCAGACTGCGTTGCCCGCGAAACATCACAGTCAGGCGCCGTTGCAGGGGGTTGAACAGAATTGCGAGGATGACAGCCCACAGAATGGCGCTGAAGTACGGCAGCAGGAGCAAGGCGAACGCCGCCGTAATCGCCACGACCAGCGCCAGAAAGGTGAAGTTTTGAATGCTCTGCCTAGTCAAACGTGTCGTCCTCGGTCATGTAATGGACTGCAAATGTCCATCGACCGAACGCAGAGTACCTTC is part of the uncultured Devosia sp. genome and harbors:
- a CDS encoding AI-2E family transporter; the protein is MTRQSIQNFTFLALVVAITAAFALLLLPYFSAILWAVILAILFNPLQRRLTVMFRGQRSLAAVTSVLVCVCVVLIPAILIITSLSVEAASLYRQVRDSDYTLADALAHLQNMLPDFANNALAGMNLSNLEEIQESIVSALSTASQTIASGALGVGQSTLQFVIGLAIMLYLLFFLFRDSKPLTGMIRNAIPLDRHRTDEIAAKFVSVVKATVRGNLLIAVIQGGLGGLTFWALGIDAPLLWGVVMAVLSLLPAVGAILVWAPFSVYLGLNGEMTKAIILALVGALVISMIDNLLRPLLVGRETRMPDYVVLISTLGGLSLFGVNGFVLGPLVAALFIAVWSQFTNDRLNIPDQENGPASR